TACTGGCCTGGATATGTGAAGCAGGAATAACGTTGATGCACACCGTACCTTCCCTATTCAGGGTCTTTACCGGTATCCTCGCCAAAGCCCCGGTGAAGGGAACACTGCCGGCTTATATATTGCTGGCTGGGGAGGCATTGTACTACAGAGACGTTGTGAACTGGAGAAATGTTGCCGGCGACAGTTCTGTGCTTGTCAACCTGTATGGCCCTTCTGAAACGACGCTTGCCAAGGTTTTCCACCGCATTGGCCATATTGAAGAGGATAGCAATGAAATTATACCGCTGGGGCAGGCTATCTCCAATACTTCCGTTTTGGTGTTGCAGGACGGACAAAGTTGCCGCCCTGGCGCTATCGGGGAAATATATATACGAACGCCCTTTAGAAGTAAAGGATATTTTAAGGACGAGGCGCAGACGAATGAACGTTTCATTCAGCATCCCGGTCATAATGAGTATGAGGATATCCTGTACAAAACGGGTGATCTCGGAAAAATACAGAAAGACGGGCTACTTGTTTTTGTAGGCAGAGAAGACAGACAGGTCAAAATCAGAGGAAACAGGGTTGAATTGTTTGAGATAGAAAAACACCTGCAGCGCTTCCCCGGCATCAGGGAGGTGTTGGTCATGCCTCATACAGACAAAAACCGGGAAATCTCACTTATTCTGTATTATACGGCGGCGACAGCCATACCAGATATAACATTACGTAACCACTTGCAGGAAAATCTGCCGGATTATATGGTCCCGGCTTTCTTCCTCCATTTGGAGACGTTTCCATTGATGCTGAACGGTAAAATAGACAGAAGGGCGTTGCCCCGCCCGGAGGCCCTGTTGTATCAGCATAGAGTATATGAACCGCCCGTTGATGAGGAGGAGAGAAGGATTGAGGCGATCTGGAGTGAAGTGTTGGGATTGGAAAAAGTGGGACGCGACTATTCTTTTTTTGATCTGGGAGGCCACAGCATAGCGGCCTTTAAAATTGTGTCTGCTTTATGCCGGGAATTTGATACTACGTTATCGCTCAGTGACTTTTTTGAGCATCCAAAGATCAGCGAACTGGCGTTACTGATAAAACAAGCGGTGAAAAAAGAAATACTCACGTAAGCGAAGGTTATTTTATGATTAGATATTTCAGGGTAATGATATCCGCTATCCTGCTGATGGGAGCAATGGTGGTAAACGCGCAACAGCTGCTTGTAAAGTTTCCTTCAACGGTACTGAAGGAGAAAATCAGCGGAAAATTATATGTTTTCATGTCAAAAACAGACAATGAACCGCTGAACAGTATTAACTTCCCATTGCCGGTAGCCACCACTGTAACGGACATTAGCAACGTATCCCCTGATAGCGCGCTTTTACTGGACCTCGGGGCTCAAAGCAGTTATCCGGTACCGTTTAAAAAACTGGAGAGAGGCCGTTATTTTGTCCAGGCAATATTCGATAGAAGCCATGAATTTGGCATAGAAAGGA
This sequence is a window from Chitinophaga varians. Protein-coding genes within it:
- a CDS encoding non-ribosomal peptide synthetase, with amino-acid sequence MSNNKLILHRIIDNHCTDNSNNIAIEEKDRKVSYGELKVMTDKVASTLSALAIEKGDVVGVFLDSSIEYVAAILGVNKAGAVFMPLEVKYPPARLKDLLQTVAPRYVITDQSHKSYLDSLLADAAVNPRLLLMEDTAAVLASPVFPDNDVELKGEDGNYLIYTSGSTGKPKVIAGMHKSLSHFVHWEVKEFGLNDSVRCCQLAPLSFDVSFRDIFVPLLAGGTLCIPPADVKKDPAQLLAWICEAGITLMHTVPSLFRVFTGILAKAPVKGTLPAYILLAGEALYYRDVVNWRNVAGDSSVLVNLYGPSETTLAKVFHRIGHIEEDSNEIIPLGQAISNTSVLVLQDGQSCRPGAIGEIYIRTPFRSKGYFKDEAQTNERFIQHPGHNEYEDILYKTGDLGKIQKDGLLVFVGREDRQVKIRGNRVELFEIEKHLQRFPGIREVLVMPHTDKNREISLILYYTAATAIPDITLRNHLQENLPDYMVPAFFLHLETFPLMLNGKIDRRALPRPEALLYQHRVYEPPVDEEERRIEAIWSEVLGLEKVGRDYSFFDLGGHSIAAFKIVSALCREFDTTLSLSDFFEHPKISELALLIKQAVKKEILT